The Paenibacillus swuensis genome contains the following window.
CACATACAGCAGGAGCGTCTGATCGAACAGGTCATGTTCGAACCAGAGCACGATCTCGGCGTATGCCGACCCGTCGCCGAGAGTCGCTTGCTGCTCCATCTGAGTTGCAATAAACTCCGCCGCCGGCACCCCCATCTTCTCCTCAAAGTACGCCGCCCGCCGCTCTACAAATCCCGTTTCATCCATATCCGCCTGGATCGGCCCGTCAATTAACATTTCCCGCCAAGCCAGCACTACCGCCTCCGTAGATGTAATAATCATACGCAGTTTATCAGCTACCGAATCTCCGTTGGTTAGATGAAGCACTTTTTGACCCATAATATCGCCCGCCTTAGCGTTTCAGCTCAATTCTCTGCCGTAGTAAATGTAAAAGTATGATGCCGTCTTCCCGCTTCCACCGTAACAACCACTTCACGCCCGGGCGCCAGCTCCTGTTCCGGCTTAAAGGAGATCCCTTGCTGATTTGCAGTGGTAGCCCCCGGAATATACTTATCGGGTTCATTCGCGTAACGAACAGGTATGCCCAGCATGTTCACTCGCGATCCCTTCCAATCCGCCGTGATCTTTACATCTCTTGGAACTTTGGTCGCTCCGTCAGCTGGATATGTGTGAGCGATCCAATTCTTCGACTGATATGCATCCCATGCAAACCAACTTACAACTCCAATCATAATGACTGCAAGAAATCCGATTTTCCTGTTACGCATCATATCCACATCAACCTTTCACAGTCGACCCGTTCAATTCCGTAATCAGCGCCCTCAACCATGCATCCAGATGTGTAAATTGATAACCGGCCTCAGCGGCTTTCGTCGTGTCCATATACCAGTCGTCCGGCACGCCGAACGGGGAGTTGTTGGCCGAATCCTCCACGGTTGCGGCCGTCTGTGCGGATCGCCCCAGCTCGTCCTCGATCAACCGAATCACTCCGCCCACGGAAATCGAACCGGAAGCACAGGCGTTGAACGGCCCGCTAACGTCCTGATCTTTCAGCCACAAGAGGAAATTTGCCGCTTCATCCGAACGAATGAAGGACATTCGCGCATCCGGATTCGGGATACCGATCGGCACACCGTCCCGCACACGGTTCATATGAAATTGCATACGCAGCGTGTAATCATCTGTACCCAGCACGATGGGAAAACGCACAGCGCAGACTGGAAAGTCGGCTTGTCGCATAAACACGGCCTCCGCCAGACGCTTGCCTTCCGCATAGTTATAAACGGCTTCCTTCAAGGGTTTGCCTTCCCCAAAGGTGAAATCGTCTTTCCCGCGGAGCTTCACAGGATATGTATAAGGGTCAAAATCATGCTCGCGCCGCGCCCCGGCACCGAACTCATAAACGGATAGTGTCGAGGTAAAAATGTAGCGTTTCACCTTCCCGCCCGCAAACGCATCGCAAGCATCCGCCGCAGACCCGGGTGAGTAGCATATATTGTCATATACAACATCCCAGCTCTTGCCCTCTGTAGCTTTCAGCAATGCCGCACGGTCCTCACGGTCCAGCTGCAACCGGGTTACACGGTCACCGAAATCATCCGGCGTCGTTCCCCGGGTTGCGATGGTCACGTCGCATCCTTGATCTAACAGGCGTTCCACCAATCTTTTGCCAAAAAAACGGGTTCCTCCGAAAATCAACACCTTACTCAACTGATCTGCCATACATATACCCCTCCCAGGTATTTATCATAAATCCTTTATCGCATTCTCCAACTGCTTACCGAATCGAGTTTCATCAGTCTTCGCCACCGCCGTGTTTGGCACCTCCGCATAATTGTACAGCACCAGCACATTGTCCGTAAAATAAACGATCGGTGCATGGGAGCTCATGATTTTTGGAGAATCTTCGTATGCCTTGAAGCCCTCTTCTCTAGTCTTCGAGTCCTTATAAAGGTACACATTCACTGCGGCATTAGAGCCTAATGAGTACCCCTGGGGGGTAATTTCTCCAAGCGGACGTTCAGTAACAGATGCATCTTTAGTAATCACTAGCCCAACTTGCCGAAAGGCTTTCTCCACATCTCCGACAGTGTGAACTTTAGCGGCTGAATCATTATTGCAGGCGGTCGTGAACATCAACAACATGCTTAAAGCTAGTATCCATTTGGTCATCGGCATCAAACTCCTTGTACTATGTTCAGCGGGGTCGGCGTTCTTACATAATAGATACGTTTATATGGTTGCAAAAGTTACTCCCGCCATCGACGATAAATGAACCAGACCATGAGCAGAAACACAACATACACCGTCAGGACAATGACCGCGTTACGCCAATTGCTAAATAGCTGATCTCCGACAATGGCGAACGTGATCATCACCGGCACCTTTCCAATAACCGTAGCAGTCAGGAACGTCAGGAACGACATTCGGCTGATTGCCGCGTACGTATTGATGGCCTGGGCCGGGAGAATTGGAATTAGTCTGGCGAACAGCAACGGTAGGAAGGGTCTTGTTTCGAATTTCGCCGTAAGCTCGGACAACTTCGCAGAACGGGAAATTCTGCTCCGGGCAGCATTCGCCATAACGTAGCGTACAATCGCGAACATGATGACCGCCGCGGCAGTGGATGCGAACACATTCAACAAACCGCCCGCAAGGAAGCCGAACTTAGCCCCAATTACCGCAGCGATCACACCGAACGGAATAACGGGTACCAGTCCAAGAAGAATCGCCAACAGGGTGATGGGCAGCAACTGAACTTCTTCCTCCTGGCTTAGCCAAGTTACAATCGGCTCCCTATAGGCAATAGCCGCAACAATCAAAATGAAATAGCTTAAGATCAACAGCTTTTTGGTCACAATGAATCCTTTCCTGCCACAATTAAGGCACTTCTACCACAAACGGGACGACAAAGACCTCGCCTTGATGCTGAAATTGCCCCCATATTTTATAAACGCCGCTTTTTGGAAACGAGGTTGCGAAGTTAGCCTCCGGGCCTGTTGCCCGTTCGTCCGTAGGATGGACATGCAGATACTGCTCGGTGTCCGCGCTTAGAATGACGACATGGCCGACAGCCCCTAGGTAAGGTTCCAAATCCGAGACGGGTGTCTGGTCGTCCGCGCGCCGAATATGAAACGATAGATTGGCGTCCATTCCTGCCATGAGATGGTCGATGTTGAGGGCAATTTCTTTGCCGTTGACTACCTTCGTGAGCTCCGATTCCGGCTCCATGGCTTTCTGTTGGGGTGCTTCTCCCGCGACCGTGATCCATTCGGTTTGGGTCATGCTCCCCATCCCTGTCGGGATAAAATCGGCAATGACTTTATACTTGCCTGCGGCAGGGAGCTTGGTTGTCACTTCAAACGTCCCTGCTTCCTTGTACTCCGGATGAATATGGTCAAAATACGATAAATCTTCGCTTACAACGATCAGATGCATCTTTTTTTCGTGATTGATATCAAATTGTTCGATTGCCTTCTCTTCATGATCCCGCAGCTCTATGGTGAGGGTAAGCTCCTCTTGCGGCTTAGGTGAAGACGCCGAAAGCTTCCACACGGCATGAACTTTGTGCTCATCCGCAGGGGATTGCGTCCGCTCCGTATGGTTCCCATGCCCCGCGTTCTTCCCATCGGCTCCGTTACCGGTCTTCGCCTCTTCCGCCTGGTGACCGGTTTTCGCATCGTCTGCCCCATGCGTCCCTTCGGCTCCATGACCGGCATTCGTCTCTTCCGTGCCGTGTCCCCCGTGCCCTGTGCCGGATCCGTCTTCGGATTTACCGCATGCCGCAAGAATGGCTATGGAAATGAACATCAAGATCGCTATTCGTCTCATGGTTTTCTTTCCTCCTGTGCGTTAAAGTTTAACCCGTTGCAAACGCAGCGCGTTCAGAACAACGGATACCGAGCTCAGCGCCATGGCCGCGCCGGCCACCCACGGGGCAAGGAATCCCGCCGCGGCAATCGGTATACCCAGCATATTGTAGGCAAGTGCCCAGAACAAGTTCTGTTTAATGTTAGCCATCGTTCGGCGGCTCATCATGATCGCTTCCGGGATACTGTTCAGGTCCCCCCGCATTAACGTAACGTCAGCTGCTTCTATCGCAATATCCGTTCCTGTTCCAATGGCAATCCCGATATCCGAGGTGGCCAACGCCGGCGCATCGTTGATACCGTCGCCCACCATGGCTACTTTACGCCCGGCTTCCTGAAGCTTGCGAACTTCATTCGCTTTCCCTTCCGGCAGCACTTCCGCCAGCACGCGTTGGATGCCTGCTTGTTTGGCGATGGCCTCAGCGGTTCGCTGATTGTCTCCGGTCATCATAATGACATCGATGTTCATTTCGCGAAGGCGGCGGACCGCTTCTCTGGACGTCTCCTTGATCGTATCCGCAACAGCGACCAATCCGGCGAATTGTCCGTCAATCGCGATGAACATGGCTGTTTTGCCCGATAACTCAAGCTGCTCTGCCTTCTTAACAGCTTCGGCGAACATGACCTTATTTTGCTCCAATAATCTGCGCGTTCCTACCAGAACCTCTTTGCCCTCTACAGTCGCCTTTATTCCGTAACCCGGCACTGCCTCAAAATCAGTCGCAGCCCCAATCTCGATGCCCCTTGCCTGAACTCCTTCCACAATCGCCTCCGCCAAAGGATGCTCGGAAGATTTCTCAGCCGCAGCGACTAGTTGAAGCATGTATGTTTCGTCCAGATCCGCCTGGTGCACAATTACATCTGTCAGCTCCGGTTTGCCTTTGGTGATCGTTCCTGTTTTGTCCAAAACCACGGTTTGAACTTGGTGCAAGCTCTCCAGATGTTCCCCGCCTTTGAACAAAATCCCGAACTCCGCCGCCCGGCCGGACCCCGCCATAATCGAGGTAGGCGTAGCCAATCCAAGCGCGCAAGGGCATGCGATCACAAGCACAGCAATAGCTTTCTCCAGTGCCGAAGCGAACACGCCGGGTTCAACAGCAAAATACCACACCAGGAAAGTAACTACAGCAATGCCGACCACGATGGGAACAAAAATACCGGAAATGCGATCCGCGACTCTCTGAATGGGTGCTTTGGAGCCTTGGGCATCCTCCACCACTTTAATGATCTGCGCCAATGCCGTTTTGGAGCCTACCTGGACAGCTTTAATGCGGAGTCGGCCGTTCTTATTCACGGTTGCGCCGATCACACGATCTCCCGCTTTCTTATCCACGGGCAGACTCTCGCCTGTCAGCATGGATTCATCCACAGTCGAAGCGCCGTCTATCACTTCACCGTCTACTGGAATCTTCTCGCCCGGTTTGACGATCACAACATCCCCAACGATCACATCTTCTATAGGCACATGCAGCTCCTGCCCGTCCCGGAGGATCAGCGCGTTCTTCGCCCCAAGGCTCATCAGCTTCTTGATCGCTCCCGAAGTTCTGCCTTTAGCCAGCGATTCGAAGTATTTCCCCAGAATAATCAAGGTAATAAGGATTGCACTCGTTTCGTAATAAAGCGAAGGCATATGATGGCCCTCCCCGCTCCCCGCCCAATCCAGCGTCAGATACAGGCTGTAGAAGTAGGCGGCCGATGTCCCGAGCGCCACCAGCACATCCATATTCGCGCTTCGGTTGCGTAGCGCTTTATAAGCGCTGATGTAGAACGGGAGACCCACCCCGAACTGAACCGGTGTAGCCAAAGCCAGCTGTACCCATGGGTTCATCAGGAATTCAGGCAGGTAAATCCATGAGGTAAAGGAGAAGTGGGAAACCATGGCCCATAACAGCGGCAAGGACAATACAGCGGATATAAGAAGCTTTCGCTTATGCGAGGAAATTTCTTGAAGTTTAGTTGCGTCTTGGTCGGATTGATTTTCTTTCAGCTTGGCTCCGTAACCTAGCTTATCTACTTTAAGAATCATCCCTTCCACGTTAACTTCGGCTTCACTGTACTCCACGGTTGCCGTTTCCAGCGCTAGGTTAACTGTGGCTTTATGCACGCCGGGCGTCTTGTTCAGCCCCTTCTCGATTCTCGTAGCGCAGGCTGCGCAGGTCATTCCCGTAATTTGCAGCGTCGTTTGCTTATTCTGCTCTTCCATGATTCCGCCTCCTTACTTAAGACAGCAAAAGCCACCGCATGCAGTGGCCTCTTCCTTTTAAACGATGTCGTAACCTTGTTCCTCAATCGCTTCTTTAATGGTTTCCAGCGTAACCTTCGATTCTTCAAATTCCACGGACACCGTGTTGCTTGCAAGATCAACAGTTGCCGTTGCGCCTGCTTCTTTAACCGCTTTCTCCACCGAATTTACACAATGGTTGCAAGACATACCTTCTACCTTCAATTTTACCGTTTGCATCATGACATCTCCTTTATTTCATCAGTTTCTGTATCGTAGTTAACAGCTCATCAATGACTTCGTCTTCGCCGGCATGCAATCGCTCGGTCACACAGGTTTTCATATGATTCTCTAATAACAGTTTACCTACGCCGTTCAGGGCAGATTGGATGGATGCAAGCTGATTCAGGACATCATCGCAATACGTATCCTTCTCAATCATGCCTTTCACCCCGCGAATCTGTCCTTCGATCCGATTTAGTCGGGATACCAGATTGGCCTTGGTTTTGTCCGAATGATGGCTCTTGCGTTCTGTACCGCAGTGATCTTTCATGTCGTTGGGTTCCATATCATCCCTCCTGTAATGATAATTTACCATACCCCCCTACCCTATGTCAAATTTAAAATAAACTTTTTTGTTATTCATCACCAAGAATGGTCAGGATGACTTAGTTGTGATGAGTCACGCACTTTATGAAAGACAACAGGCAACTATTGAGTTATACCAACAACTCGCTGTTGCAGAGAAAGAAAGTTTAGATCCTGCAATTACAAAAATCAATCATACGGACTTAATGAAAAAACTAAGGAGCCGGATTCATGGAGAAACAAGTTCCGATTAATTACCTTCCCTCTGCCGAGCAGGATCTATCGGATATTATAGACTACATTATGATGGATAATCCATCTGTAGCAGTCCGCTTATTTAGCAGAATAGATGAGAGTATCTCTACTCTTTCGAAATTCGAAGAGTACTTCATGGCAAGATGAAATACAATTTTTTGTTAATATAATCACTTAAACACCACTACCTCATGCTTTCTCTCACACAACCCCCTGATCCCCTCCGCTATGTTGCGAATCCCCTGCTCAATCAAATCCTCACGTACTTGAGAAACACTGATGCGAATCATCGTATCTTTAGCGAATGCCGGCAGGAACATCTTCTCCACCTCATCCACTTCCACATTTTCTTGCATCAGGTGTTGAATAAGTTCCTTGGCTTTGATCCCGCGAGGCAGCTCAATGGTGGAATAAAACCCGGATAATGCTTCCGAATAGAGAGCGGACACAGCAGGCAAATGCTTCTTATAAGCCTCTTGTAAAAGAATAGCTTTCCCCCTGTACAACTCTCTCATTCGTTGAATATGAGCTTGGAACATGCCGCTTTTCAGATAGATTTCGAGCGCGCCTTGCATCAGCAAAGGCGTATGTAAATCCGCGGCAAACTTGGCCCGCCGGAATGATTCGTTCATCGCTTCAGGCAGAACCGCAAGCCCGAGGCGGAGTCCTGGCAGCATGACTTTCGAGAAGCTTTTGACATAAATGACCCGGCCCGAAGGTTCGTACGCATATAGAGGATCCTGCTTCAAATTCACATCCAAGTCTCCCATATAATCATCTTCAATGATGTAGACGTCATACTGGCGGGCGAGCTCGACGATTCTGCGTTTGTCCTCATTCGTGTAGCTGTGCCCGGTAGGGTTGTGGAACCGTGAAACCATATAGAAAAACTTGATCTGATGATGTGCAAAAATATGCTCCAACCGCTCCAAATCGACCCCCGCGCCCGAAACCTCAATGCCGTACGCCTCCACATCATGATGTTGAACGGATTGAATAAAGCTCATGTGAGTAGGCTGCTCGAGACAAATGTTCGTTCGGCCATTCGGAAACGGAAGAGAGACGAAGAGGTTCAACGCTTGCTGAGAGCCCGATACCACCCAGATCCGTTCAGGCACGGTAAACACCTGTAGATCCTGCAAATGACGGGCAAGCTGCTGACGTAATGAATACAGTCCCTGAGGCTCGGAATATGTAAACATCTCCTCTTGATACCGTTCAATTGCCTGATTCATACAATGCTGGAAATCCCGATAAGGCATCGCCTCCTTGTCCGGACCGGCTGAGAGGAAGTCAATTCGGCTGGTGTTCCCGTTGTCAACGGCTCCGGTTGAACCGCCCTCCACAACGTAGTAACCGCTGTTCGGAACCGCGTAGATTCGGTGTTTACGTTCCAACTCACTGTAGGCTTTGATTACGGTGTTCATGCTGCAATTGTAGTCGGCGGACAGCGTTCGGATTGACGTCAGCTTGTCGCCTGGTTTCCAGAAACCCTGCTGTATGCGTTCCTCCATATCACATATAATCTGCGCATATTTTCTCATCGGATGCTTGCTCCCTTCCTTAACTGTATGGGTACACTCCTTAAAAACGTACCTAGCGGCCTCGAATCGAACTGCCTATACTGAACCTGTGAAACATCAAATGACAGGAGGAATTTTGCTATGAAAAAGGTAAACTTGATGATCTTGATGTTGATTTCCCTCTTAGTGGTAAGCGTAATTCATCCGGTTTCTTCGAATGCCGGCAACGCCGAATCCAAGAGGCTTCAGGTCGATCATTTGTTCCAAACTACGGATGGTACCATCGTAATCAAGAATCTCAGAACGGACAAGACCTATACGTATAACCCGGAACGAAGCGAGACGCGATACACACCGGAATCTTCTTTCAAAATCCCCAATGCTCTAATCGGTCTGGAGGAACAAGCGGTAGCGGACGAATACGAGGTGAAACGGTGGGACGGTGTCGTGCGGGCGTTTGAGACCTGGAACAGGGATCACTCGTTAGCCTCCGCCATGCGGCAATCAGCGATCTGGTTTTATCAGGATCTGGCGCGGTATATCGGGCCTGTTGCCATGCAGCGGCATGTGGATGAGATGCAGTATGGTAACCGAGATATTTCCGGGGGAATCGATACTTTTTGGCTTAACAGCAGTTTGAAAATATCCGCACGAGAACAGGTAGACTTTATCGAAGATCTGGTCGAAGAAACGCTCCCTGTTCAGAAACAGCATATGAAGACGGTGAAGAGAATGATGATCGCGGAAGAGCAGGATGAGTACACGGTTCACGGCAAAACAGGTACCAGACTATCCGACATGGGCCTCGGCTGGTTTGTCGGTTATGTGGAAACAGACAAGGACACTTGGGTGTTTGCGACCAATGTGGACAGCAGCGGGACGGTGGCGAGGAATATTACGATGGATTGTTTGGAAGACCTATTTTTGAGTACAAATGCACAGGAAATAGCAGGAAACCTTTGATATAATTGCAAAAGATCATGAGACACAATCAGAGGATGAGACATGTTGATAAAGATTAGTCGTAGGAGTAATCGCAGGTTCGCTGGTATTTTGGCAGGCGTGGTGATACTTGCTGTTATTAGCGCCATTGTGGCGTTGTATATCTACATTACGGTGGCGCCTGAACAAATTGGCTATGCCAGAGTAGACAGTACCCCGCTCACGGAGGAACATATAGGTCCTTATAAAATCGGTAACAGCATTTATGACGGGAAGTCTCCTCCGACAGCGGCGGAACCAACGGCTAATAACGAGGGCAGAGATGTTTACGCGGCCGGTGACGGTCTATACCTATACACAACTACAGGCGATTATGACATTATGGATATGACTGTGCGCGATCCAGGTCACACCACATCCAAGGGAATTACCGTCGGCAGCACCCGGGAGGACATTCGTACCGCTTACGGTAGGGAATACTCTAAACGAAGTGAACAAGGCGCTGATATTATGGTTTATTACGACAAATCGCATGCTCAGGCGCTCGAATTCTGGTTGTGGGAAGACAAAGTTGCTGAGGTACGCTGGAAAACACATTATGTGTTTAAGAGTCCTCCGGCCATATTGCGTTATTTGTAATTACCTTGGGCATAACAACCTGACTATTCACGCAGTCACCCATCATGAGAACAGTGTGGCCACCTCTAAGGAACTCAGCACACGCTATTTTGACCATATGGGCTCTTATCCTGCGCTAAGGAACTGACAGAGCGCTATTCGCACGAAACACCCCACTAAAACCTGGATAGCAGGCAAATAGCGTTTGTGGGGTTCGTTAGAATTATAAACCAGCCAAAAATAAGTAATTAGCGTTAACTGAGTTCGTTAGAGGTAATTCGGTTTATGGAGAATAACAAAAATTGCGTTATTTGTAACCAACTTGAGCATAACTAACTATTCACGCAGTCAACCATCATGAAAGCAGTGTGGCCACCTCTAAGGAACTCAGCACACGCTATTATGACCATATGGGCTCTTTTCCTGCGCTAAGGAACTGACAGAGCGCTATTCGCACGAAACACCCCATTAGAATCTGGACTGCAGGCAAATAGCGTTTGTGGGGTTCGTTAGAATTTTAAACCAGCCAAAAATGAGTAATTAGCGTTAACTGAGTTCGTTAGAGGTAATTCGGTTATGTAAAACAACTAAAAGTGAGATGAAGACGTAGGTAGAGTATAAATAAATGTAGCGGCCATCGGTCCCATAAATGATAATACTTAAGGTTAAAACCATCCCGATGATATTAAAAAACAACACTGAGCGCTTTATGGAGCAAAATATATTCAACAAAAAGAAGAGCATAAGGTTCAAACTATTAAATATCACAAATGGTGCGAGTAATATGAAAGAATAGATTAACCAGTATTCTTTTGGACTCCATACTATAGTAGTAACTAGGGTTTGCAAGACACTCAACAGTGGAGAAAATAATAACAAACCTAAAATCAATAGATTCTTGTTCACATTAGCTACCCCCATAACAAAGAGGTTACCTTAGGTCATGTACCCGAGGCAACCTCTGTTTGTTGTTGTCCTATATAATTAGCTGTTCAATCCGCGCAATGCCTCGGCCACTTTCGCCACGCGCGCGCCCAGACGGCCGGCCATGGTGAACTCCGGTTCCGTCGTTTGGCGCTCGTCTTTCGGACCCGCCACTGTAGAAGCCGCATAAGGAGATCCGCCGATGCCTTCGGTGGTGAGCTGCTCCGGATTCTCGCCGTACGGCAGCCCCACATAGATCATGCCAAAATGCATCAAAGCGATAAACGTTGTCACCGCCGTCGTTTCCTGTCCTCCGTGGATGGAGCCTGTTGAAGTGAATACACCTGTAGGCTTGCCTTCCAACGCGCCGGATTGCCATAGCGAACCAGCGGCCTCCAACACACTTTTCATCTGGGAAGGCATGATACCATAGCGCGTAGGTACGCCCCACAATATCCCGTCAGCCCACTTCAAATCCTCATGCGTTACCTCCGGTATATCCGCTTGCTTCTTCTGAGATTGGATATACACATCATCCTTCGACATAGCTTCCTTCACGGCATCAAACTCGGGCACCTTCACGATGCGAACTTCCGTTCCTTGGACGCCTTCGGCCCCTTTGGCGACCGCTTTGGCCATTTCAAATACGTGCCCGTGGGCGCTGTAGTAGACGATTAGTATTTTGCTCATATGATGCTTCTCCTCCTCCTCTTTCTTGCGAAAATTGGGATTGATCGGCAAACAGACCTCGGTAAGCAAGGGTCAGGGTTTATTAACCTTGTCCGGCGCGGGCGAATCAGAATGCGTTGTATGCCGGGCGTTCCTGAGTCATAGGGATAAGAGAGCATGTGCGGCTTGGTATGCAAAAAAAGGAACCGAACCCTCCGCGCAGAATGTGTTCTACATTAGAAATACTGCCTGATTGGAGTGACGTCATGACCGGTTCAAAAAATTTGGCCCAAGGTGAGTTGGATGAGGCCGTTGCTAATGTCCCTCCCCGCGAGATTCGCATAGGTTTGGTGCTGTATGGGGGCGTTTCGCTCGCGGTGTATATGAACGGGGTGGTGCAGGAGTTGCTTGCTCTCGTTCGTGCGCGCAGAGGCGCGGAGGCGGACCAGGAAACAGCTGATGCCGGCTGCGCTTATGGCGAATTGCTGGATCGTTTGGGCAGCGAAGTCATCATCGACATAGTGGCGGGCAATTCAGCCGGGGGGATCAATGGGGTGCTGCTGGCCAAGGCGCTGGCGACCGGAACGGATTTAAAGTCGGTAAAGCCCCTATGGCGGGATGTCGCGGACTTGAAATATCTGCTGGATCTGCGCGGCGGCGAACAGGATGCTCTGTTGAACGGGGAGTACATGTATCAGAAGCTGCTGGGGTGCTTCGAGGAGCTAAGCCGTCAGGCGGAGCTTGAGCCAGGGCTTACCGCCGAGCGGCGGAAGCAGATTGCCATGCTCGACTTGTTTGTCGCGGCCAGTGATATCCGCGGGCGGCGCTGGAGCTGGACCGACGGCAAAGGACAGGAGATTGAAGGCTTGCGCCACGGGGTGACACTGCATCGCAAGTATCGTACATTGTACGGCGGGGATGACAGCGGGGACGCGGATTGCGAAAGTCGTAACGGAATTGACAGAGACGTGGTAAGCGAGGACTGCGGAGGCGGGGATGGCGAGCAGGATAGTGGCGGAGACGCGGGCTCGGGTAGCGGTGGTGATGTAGGCAGGAACAAAGACCAAGAAGGCAAACGGCTCGGGTATGGTCGAACACGCGGCTATATGCACAATGACTTTCAGGGCGCCGCTCAAGACGATCTCCTCGCCCGCATGGCCCGCGCCACTTCGGCGATGCCCGGCGCTTTTCCCGGTCAGGCGTTCACCATGGAGGAAGTGTATGGCGCGAAAAACACCTACGATCAGCGGGATACCGTTTATCTCCATGACGGATTGTTAACGGATAACCGCCCTTTTCGCCCGGTGCTGGAGACCGTTATGGGCCGCGCGGCGGACCGCCAAGTGGACCGCTGGCTGCTCTATGTCGATCCGACGCCGGTCGATACGCACCTCAGCATGACAATGGATGCTTATCGGGCGAAGCCGAATGTGATGGAGGCGGCTTTGAGTTATTTTGGCGTGCCGCGGTATCAGTCGATTTATGAGCAGCTGAAGGCGATTGAAGCGTATCAATGCGACGTGGATACGTTGGGCGGCGTGCTGGATTTGTTGGAGGGCAAGAACGCGTTGACCCGACGTGAAGTGGACGAGGGCAAGGGGACGATGAGCGGGAACGATGATGGCGACGGTGCCGGGGGCAAGGGGACGATAAGCGGGAACGATGTTAGCAGCGGAGCCGAGGGCACAAGCGCGAAGAGCAAGACAAGCATCGGTGTCGAGGCGCTCACCGCGCTGCCCGGGTACTTGCCGTACTGCAGACTGCGGATTGAACG
Protein-coding sequences here:
- a CDS encoding Ig-like domain-containing protein translates to MMRNRKIGFLAVIMIGVVSWFAWDAYQSKNWIAHTYPADGATKVPRDVKITADWKGSRVNMLGIPVRYANEPDKYIPGATTANQQGISFKPEQELAPGREVVVTVEAGRRHHTFTFTTAEN
- a CDS encoding NAD-dependent epimerase/dehydratase family protein, whose translation is MADQLSKVLIFGGTRFFGKRLVERLLDQGCDVTIATRGTTPDDFGDRVTRLQLDREDRAALLKATEGKSWDVVYDNICYSPGSAADACDAFAGGKVKRYIFTSTLSVYEFGAGARREHDFDPYTYPVKLRGKDDFTFGEGKPLKEAVYNYAEGKRLAEAVFMRQADFPVCAVRFPIVLGTDDYTLRMQFHMNRVRDGVPIGIPNPDARMSFIRSDEAANFLLWLKDQDVSGPFNACASGSISVGGVIRLIEDELGRSAQTAATVEDSANNSPFGVPDDWYMDTTKAAEAGYQFTHLDAWLRALITELNGSTVKG
- a CDS encoding TVP38/TMEM64 family protein; this encodes MTKKLLILSYFILIVAAIAYREPIVTWLSQEEEVQLLPITLLAILLGLVPVIPFGVIAAVIGAKFGFLAGGLLNVFASTAAAVIMFAIVRYVMANAARSRISRSAKLSELTAKFETRPFLPLLFARLIPILPAQAINTYAAISRMSFLTFLTATVIGKVPVMITFAIVGDQLFSNWRNAVIVLTVYVVFLLMVWFIYRRWRE
- a CDS encoding heavy metal translocating P-type ATPase, which translates into the protein MEEQNKQTTLQITGMTCAACATRIEKGLNKTPGVHKATVNLALETATVEYSEAEVNVEGMILKVDKLGYGAKLKENQSDQDATKLQEISSHKRKLLISAVLSLPLLWAMVSHFSFTSWIYLPEFLMNPWVQLALATPVQFGVGLPFYISAYKALRNRSANMDVLVALGTSAAYFYSLYLTLDWAGSGEGHHMPSLYYETSAILITLIILGKYFESLAKGRTSGAIKKLMSLGAKNALILRDGQELHVPIEDVIVGDVVIVKPGEKIPVDGEVIDGASTVDESMLTGESLPVDKKAGDRVIGATVNKNGRLRIKAVQVGSKTALAQIIKVVEDAQGSKAPIQRVADRISGIFVPIVVGIAVVTFLVWYFAVEPGVFASALEKAIAVLVIACPCALGLATPTSIMAGSGRAAEFGILFKGGEHLESLHQVQTVVLDKTGTITKGKPELTDVIVHQADLDETYMLQLVAAAEKSSEHPLAEAIVEGVQARGIEIGAATDFEAVPGYGIKATVEGKEVLVGTRRLLEQNKVMFAEAVKKAEQLELSGKTAMFIAIDGQFAGLVAVADTIKETSREAVRRLREMNIDVIMMTGDNQRTAEAIAKQAGIQRVLAEVLPEGKANEVRKLQEAGRKVAMVGDGINDAPALATSDIGIAIGTGTDIAIEAADVTLMRGDLNSIPEAIMMSRRTMANIKQNLFWALAYNMLGIPIAAAGFLAPWVAGAAMALSSVSVVLNALRLQRVKL
- a CDS encoding copper ion binding protein, with the protein product MQTVKLKVEGMSCNHCVNSVEKAVKEAGATATVDLASNTVSVEFEESKVTLETIKEAIEEQGYDIV
- a CDS encoding metal-sensitive transcriptional regulator, with the translated sequence MEPNDMKDHCGTERKSHHSDKTKANLVSRLNRIEGQIRGVKGMIEKDTYCDDVLNQLASIQSALNGVGKLLLENHMKTCVTERLHAGEDEVIDELLTTIQKLMK
- a CDS encoding aminotransferase-like domain-containing protein; protein product: MRKYAQIICDMEERIQQGFWKPGDKLTSIRTLSADYNCSMNTVIKAYSELERKHRIYAVPNSGYYVVEGGSTGAVDNGNTSRIDFLSAGPDKEAMPYRDFQHCMNQAIERYQEEMFTYSEPQGLYSLRQQLARHLQDLQVFTVPERIWVVSGSQQALNLFVSLPFPNGRTNICLEQPTHMSFIQSVQHHDVEAYGIEVSGAGVDLERLEHIFAHHQIKFFYMVSRFHNPTGHSYTNEDKRRIVELARQYDVYIIEDDYMGDLDVNLKQDPLYAYEPSGRVIYVKSFSKVMLPGLRLGLAVLPEAMNESFRRAKFAADLHTPLLMQGALEIYLKSGMFQAHIQRMRELYRGKAILLQEAYKKHLPAVSALYSEALSGFYSTIELPRGIKAKELIQHLMQENVEVDEVEKMFLPAFAKDTMIRISVSQVREDLIEQGIRNIAEGIRGLCERKHEVVVFK